Part of the Rhodococcus sp. OK302 genome is shown below.
GGCGCTGGCCGATCTGCTCGCCGACATGTCGGAATTGGCCGAGGCCAATCGGACGTCGGACGGCGACCTCATCTTCCGCAAATTGAAGCGCCTGGACTCGACGCTGTCCGACATGGCCGATCGCGCTGCACACTTCTATCTGACGCTCGGCGATCTTGTCCGAACCACCGAAGTCACGCCGCAGGCGTTCTTGAGTCACAAGGACGCGCTGTTGACGCACATGCGCGAGTTCAGCTCTGACCTTGCGCGTTATGCACCCAAGCTCAAAGAAGCGATCGAGCATGTCGAGTCGACCGGTGTCGATCGGATGATCCGCCTCGCGGCGGCCAGTGACGAGCGGGTGTTCGTTCCGATGGCCGAACGCGAAGACGACTGGATGGCCCGCTGGCGCGGTTTGACCGCGTGGTTCGTATCAGCTGAATCGGGGATCAGCGAGTCGGAGCGTCTGCGCGAAGGAACCATGAGCGCCATCGCCGCAGTCCTCGCATTGTTGCGCCGGGTGACGGAAACCCGCAAAGGCGGGGTCAGTCGCGAAAGCCAGTTACGCCATCTTGCAGGGTGGTTCGCGGCGACGCCGTCGGAGGATGCTGCTCACGCGCTCTTCCAGGCGGTGTTCGATCTCGGACGTCCCCGGCATCTGTCGATGGTGCATCCGGATGCCGACATCATCTCGCACAACCGTTCCTGGTGGGACGCGCCGCCGGTCGAGATTGCCCGCACTCTCGCCGAAACGGGCCGTCCGCCGTCACCGGGCCTGCCCGGCAAGGTCGCGCGCAACGACGGCAGTATCCGTCGACTCCGCGAAGAGCAGTTGGCTACCCAGCGAACCCGCAGTGCCGCAGCACAATCGCTGGCATCGAACGGCGTCTACGAACGTGAACTCAACGAGCAGGAGACCGAAGTTTTGCTGAGTCTGCTCAACGCAGCACTGACAGCCCGCGTGCCCGTCGTCGGCCGCGTCAAGAGTTCCACCGGCAGCGAGAACGGGGTCAAGCTGACGCTGAGCCCCTCCGATGGTTCCACCACCATCAAGACTGCCCGCGGACGCATGCACCTCGACGGCATCGAGGTCAGCGTCCGATGAGAGCTCGCGAGATCACTCCCCTGGCCCTCGATTCGTATCAGCGTGCGGCGCGAATCATCCTGTCCAATCACTTGGTCACCACGTCGTATCCGGATCGCGCGGCGTTGCCACTCCTGCGTCGGTGGGCTACCGAACTGCGCGACGACCTCCTCGAACTGTTCGGCTACCGCCTCGAAGTCACCGAGACGACGGCCCGGTTGTTCACGGTCTCGGACCGCCTCAACCCGTCGGCACCCGCTCGCACCGCGACCGAGCGCACGTTCGACCGCACCCGGTACTCGTACCTGGCACTGTGCCTGGCTGCTCTCGGCCGCGCCGGCAACCAGATCACGTTGTCGGAGTTGGCCGATCACGTTGCCGCCGATGCCGCTCAGGTGGACGGCGTCGAATTGTCCACCGATCGGGCGTCGGACCGAGACGCGTTTGTCGACGCGGTCGGCTGGCTCGGTGTTCGCGGCGCCATCGCTCTCGCCGACGGCGACGCCAATGGCTGGGCGTCCAATCCCGAAGCGGGAGAGGCTCTTTACGACATCGACCGATCCGTCGTCGTTGCGCTGTTCCGCCCACCCCGCGCCCTGCAGCACCTGCATTCCATTCGAGGTCTTCTCGCCGCCGAGACATCCACGGCATCCGAAGAAGACGGAGTTCCCGTGGACGCCAAGGAGATCGGGCGACGGGTACGTCGGGCGCTCGTCGAACGGCCCGTCGTGCTGGCCGGCGAACTCGACGAACATGAACTGATCGCGCTCGCCCAGCCCAAAACCGCTGTGGAAGTAGAACTGCTGACCGGACTGATCGCCGAGCGTCGGGCCGAGGGTATCGCGATGATCGATCCCACCGGACGTTTGTCGGACGTGCGCTTTCCCAGCACCGGCACCATCGCTCAGGTCGCGTTACTGTTGGCGGGCGAAATTTCCGATCGAATTCTCGACGTCGACGCCCCGGAACTGGCGAAGCTTCCCATCCCCCATGAATCCGATGAGTACCTGATCGAACAACTCGATGCAGCGATCCCTGAAGCCGGAATCTTCGAAGACCTCGCCGACGAAGAAGTTCCCACACTCGGGCCCGCGCCGGAACCCGTGGATCCCCCGGAACCGGTGACGTACCCGTTGATCGAGGACGACTGGCTCACCGACAAGATCGCCGAGTTGGTGGACCGGTTCGGCCGAACATTTGCCGCGCAGTGGCAAGCCGACCACAAGGGACTGCGTACGCAATCGCTCGGCCTGCTGCAACGATTGCGACTGACCCACGCCGTTCCCGGCGGAGTGCTGGTCCTC
Proteins encoded:
- a CDS encoding DUF2398 family protein — encoded protein: MRAREITPLALDSYQRAARIILSNHLVTTSYPDRAALPLLRRWATELRDDLLELFGYRLEVTETTARLFTVSDRLNPSAPARTATERTFDRTRYSYLALCLAALGRAGNQITLSELADHVAADAAQVDGVELSTDRASDRDAFVDAVGWLGVRGAIALADGDANGWASNPEAGEALYDIDRSVVVALFRPPRALQHLHSIRGLLAAETSTASEEDGVPVDAKEIGRRVRRALVERPVVLAGELDEHELIALAQPKTAVEVELLTGLIAERRAEGIAMIDPTGRLSDVRFPSTGTIAQVALLLAGEISDRILDVDAPELAKLPIPHESDEYLIEQLDAAIPEAGIFEDLADEEVPTLGPAPEPVDPPEPVTYPLIEDDWLTDKIAELVDRFGRTFAAQWQADHKGLRTQSLGLLQRLRLTHAVPGGVLVLPVLARYRDVVVSVRERDPLIDFAVDNSAPDTASEFSGTTEEPEVENA
- a CDS encoding TIGR02677 family protein, with product MKLFSFTVAEKRAEYLWVLRAFDHARANYTVLLHSGTVAQILEKIGGGDPAAQLSSAEVAPLLDQLHVWEILERSYDGTRAASLAEYRNRHFVYQFGQAGYQVYRSVEDVLAARLDNSSLSRLALADLLADMSELAEANRTSDGDLIFRKLKRLDSTLSDMADRAAHFYLTLGDLVRTTEVTPQAFLSHKDALLTHMREFSSDLARYAPKLKEAIEHVESTGVDRMIRLAAASDERVFVPMAEREDDWMARWRGLTAWFVSAESGISESERLREGTMSAIAAVLALLRRVTETRKGGVSRESQLRHLAGWFAATPSEDAAHALFQAVFDLGRPRHLSMVHPDADIISHNRSWWDAPPVEIARTLAETGRPPSPGLPGKVARNDGSIRRLREEQLATQRTRSAAAQSLASNGVYERELNEQETEVLLSLLNAALTARVPVVGRVKSSTGSENGVKLTLSPSDGSTTIKTARGRMHLDGIEVSVR